From Halichoerus grypus chromosome 6, mHalGry1.hap1.1, whole genome shotgun sequence, one genomic window encodes:
- the TFCP2 gene encoding alpha-globin transcription factor CP2 isoform X4 produces MAWALKLPLADEVIESGLVQDFDASLSGIGQELGAGAYSMSDVLALPIFKQEESSLPPDNENKILPFQYVLCAATSPAVKLHDETLTYLNQGQSYEIRMLDNRKLGELPEINGKLVKSIFRVVFHDRRLQYTEHQQLEGWRWNRPGDRILDIDIPMSVGIIDPRANPTQLNTVEFLWDPAKRTSVFIQVHCISTEFTMRKHGGEKGVPFRVQIDTFKENENGEYTEHLHSASCQIKVFKPKGADRKQKTDREKMEKRTPHEKEKYQPSYETTILTECSPWPEITYVNNSPSPGFNSSHSSFSLGEGNGSPNHQPEPPPPVTDNLLPTTTPQEAQQWLHRNRFSTFTRLFTNFSGADLLKLTRDDVIQICGPADGIRLFNALKGRMVRPRLTIYVCQESLHLREQQQQQQKREDGDSNGTFFVYHAIYLEELTAVELTEKIAQLFSISPRQISQIYKQGPTGIHVLISDEMIQNFQEEACFILDTMKAETNDSYHIILK; encoded by the exons tgatGTCCTTGCATTGCCCATTTTTAAGCAAGAAGAGTCGAGTTTGCCCCCTGATAATGAGAATAAAATCCTGCCTTTTCAATATGTGCTCTGTGCTGCCACGTCTCCAGCAGTGAAACTCCATGATGAAACTCTGACGTACCTCAATCAAG GACAGTCTTATGAAATTCGTATGCTAGACAATAGGAAACTTGGAGAACTTCCAGAAATTAATGGCAAGTTGGTGAAg AGTATATTccgtgtagtgttccatgaccgACGGCTACAGTATACTGAACATCAGCAGCTGGAGGGCTGGAGGTGGAACCGACCTGGAGATAGAATTCTTGACATTG atatCCCAATGTCTGTTGGTATAATCGATCCTAGAGCTAATCCAACCCAACTGAATACAGTGGAGTTCCTGTGGGACCCGGCAAAGAGGACATCTGTGTTTATTCAG GTACACTGCATTAGCACAGAGTTCACTATGAGGAAGCATGGAGGAGAAAAGGGAGTGCCGTTCCGAGTACAAATTGATaccttcaaagaaaatgaaaatggggaaTATACTGAGCACTTACACTCAGCCAGCTGCCAGATCAAAGTCTTCAAG CCCAAAGGTGCAGACAGAAAGCAAAAAACAGATCGGGAGAAAATGGAGAAACGAACACCTCACGAAAAGGAGAAATACCAGCCTTCCTATGAGACAACTATACTCACAGAG tgtTCTCCATGGCCTGAGATCACATATGTCAATAATTCCCCATCACCTGGCTTCAACAGTTCCCATAGCAGTTTTTCTCTTGGGGAAGG AAATGGTTCACCAAACCACCAGCCAGAGCCACCCCCTCCAGTGACAGAT aACCTCTTGCCAACAACCACACCTCAGGAAGCTCAGCAGTGGTTGCATCGAAATCGTTTTTCTACGTTCACAAGGCTTTTTACAAACTTCTCAG GGGCAGATTTATTGAAACTAACTAGAGATGATGTGATCCAAATCTGTGGCCCTGCTGATGGAATCCGACTTTTTAATGCATTAAAAGGCCG GATGGTGCGGCCAAGGCTAACCATTTATGTTTGTCAGGAGTCCTTGCACTTGagggagcagcagcagcagcagcagaagcgTGAGGATGGAGACTCAAATGGTACTTTCTTCG TGTACCACGCCATCTATCTAGAAGAACTGACAGCTGTTGAACTGACAGAAAAAATTGCTCAGCTCTTCAGCATTTCCCCTCGCCAGATCAGCCAGATCTACAAGCAGGGGCCAACAGGAATCCATGTGCTCATTAGCGATGAG ATGATACAGAACTTTCAAGAAGAAGCCTGTTTTATTCTGGACACAATGAAAG cagaaACCAATGATAGCTATCATATCATACTGAAGTAG
- the TFCP2 gene encoding alpha-globin transcription factor CP2 isoform X10, with translation MAWALKLPLADEVIESGLVQDFDASLSGIGQELGAGAYSMSDVLALPIFKQEESSLPPDNENKILPFQYVLCAATSPAVKLHDETLTYLNQGQSYEIRMLDNRKLGELPEINGKLVKSIFRVVFHDRRLQYTEHQQLEGWRWNRPGDRILDIDIPMSVGIIDPRANPTQLNTVEFLWDPAKRTSVFIQPKGADRKQKTDREKMEKRTPHEKEKYQPSYETTILTECSPWPEITYVNNSPSPGFNSSHSSFSLGEGNGSPNHQPEPPPPVTDNLLPTTTPQEAQQWLHRNRFSTFTRLFTNFSGADLLKLTRDDVIQICGPADGIRLFNALKGRMVRPRLTIYVCQESLHLREQQQQQQKREDGDSNGTFFVYHAIYLEELTAVELTEKIAQLFSISPRQISQIYKQGPTGIHVLISDEMIQNFQEEACFILDTMKETNDSYHIILK, from the exons tgatGTCCTTGCATTGCCCATTTTTAAGCAAGAAGAGTCGAGTTTGCCCCCTGATAATGAGAATAAAATCCTGCCTTTTCAATATGTGCTCTGTGCTGCCACGTCTCCAGCAGTGAAACTCCATGATGAAACTCTGACGTACCTCAATCAAG GACAGTCTTATGAAATTCGTATGCTAGACAATAGGAAACTTGGAGAACTTCCAGAAATTAATGGCAAGTTGGTGAAg AGTATATTccgtgtagtgttccatgaccgACGGCTACAGTATACTGAACATCAGCAGCTGGAGGGCTGGAGGTGGAACCGACCTGGAGATAGAATTCTTGACATTG atatCCCAATGTCTGTTGGTATAATCGATCCTAGAGCTAATCCAACCCAACTGAATACAGTGGAGTTCCTGTGGGACCCGGCAAAGAGGACATCTGTGTTTATTCAG CCCAAAGGTGCAGACAGAAAGCAAAAAACAGATCGGGAGAAAATGGAGAAACGAACACCTCACGAAAAGGAGAAATACCAGCCTTCCTATGAGACAACTATACTCACAGAG tgtTCTCCATGGCCTGAGATCACATATGTCAATAATTCCCCATCACCTGGCTTCAACAGTTCCCATAGCAGTTTTTCTCTTGGGGAAGG AAATGGTTCACCAAACCACCAGCCAGAGCCACCCCCTCCAGTGACAGAT aACCTCTTGCCAACAACCACACCTCAGGAAGCTCAGCAGTGGTTGCATCGAAATCGTTTTTCTACGTTCACAAGGCTTTTTACAAACTTCTCAG GGGCAGATTTATTGAAACTAACTAGAGATGATGTGATCCAAATCTGTGGCCCTGCTGATGGAATCCGACTTTTTAATGCATTAAAAGGCCG GATGGTGCGGCCAAGGCTAACCATTTATGTTTGTCAGGAGTCCTTGCACTTGagggagcagcagcagcagcagcagaagcgTGAGGATGGAGACTCAAATGGTACTTTCTTCG TGTACCACGCCATCTATCTAGAAGAACTGACAGCTGTTGAACTGACAGAAAAAATTGCTCAGCTCTTCAGCATTTCCCCTCGCCAGATCAGCCAGATCTACAAGCAGGGGCCAACAGGAATCCATGTGCTCATTAGCGATGAG ATGATACAGAACTTTCAAGAAGAAGCCTGTTTTATTCTGGACACAATGAAAG aaACCAATGATAGCTATCATATCATACTGAAGTAG
- the TFCP2 gene encoding alpha-globin transcription factor CP2 isoform X1, producing the protein MAWALKLPLADEVIESGLVQDFDASLSGIGQELGAGAYSMSDVLALPIFKQEESSLPPDNENKILPFQYVLCAATSPAVKLHDETLTYLNQGQSYEIRMLDNRKLGELPEINGKLVKSIFRVVFHDRRLQYTEHQQLEGWRWNRPGDRILDIDIPMSVGIIDPRANPTQLNTVEFLWDPAKRTSVFIQVHCISTEFTMRKHGGEKGVPFRVQIDTFKENENGEYTEHLHSASCQIKVFKPKGADRKQKTDREKMEKRTPHEKEKYQPSYETTILTECSPWPEITYVNNSPSPGFNSSHSSFSLGEGNGSPNHQPEPPPPVTDVSLKLNNLLPTTTPQEAQQWLHRNRFSTFTRLFTNFSGADLLKLTRDDVIQICGPADGIRLFNALKGRMVRPRLTIYVCQESLHLREQQQQQQKREDGDSNGTFFVYHAIYLEELTAVELTEKIAQLFSISPRQISQIYKQGPTGIHVLISDEMIQNFQEEACFILDTMKAETNDSYHIILK; encoded by the exons tgatGTCCTTGCATTGCCCATTTTTAAGCAAGAAGAGTCGAGTTTGCCCCCTGATAATGAGAATAAAATCCTGCCTTTTCAATATGTGCTCTGTGCTGCCACGTCTCCAGCAGTGAAACTCCATGATGAAACTCTGACGTACCTCAATCAAG GACAGTCTTATGAAATTCGTATGCTAGACAATAGGAAACTTGGAGAACTTCCAGAAATTAATGGCAAGTTGGTGAAg AGTATATTccgtgtagtgttccatgaccgACGGCTACAGTATACTGAACATCAGCAGCTGGAGGGCTGGAGGTGGAACCGACCTGGAGATAGAATTCTTGACATTG atatCCCAATGTCTGTTGGTATAATCGATCCTAGAGCTAATCCAACCCAACTGAATACAGTGGAGTTCCTGTGGGACCCGGCAAAGAGGACATCTGTGTTTATTCAG GTACACTGCATTAGCACAGAGTTCACTATGAGGAAGCATGGAGGAGAAAAGGGAGTGCCGTTCCGAGTACAAATTGATaccttcaaagaaaatgaaaatggggaaTATACTGAGCACTTACACTCAGCCAGCTGCCAGATCAAAGTCTTCAAG CCCAAAGGTGCAGACAGAAAGCAAAAAACAGATCGGGAGAAAATGGAGAAACGAACACCTCACGAAAAGGAGAAATACCAGCCTTCCTATGAGACAACTATACTCACAGAG tgtTCTCCATGGCCTGAGATCACATATGTCAATAATTCCCCATCACCTGGCTTCAACAGTTCCCATAGCAGTTTTTCTCTTGGGGAAGG AAATGGTTCACCAAACCACCAGCCAGAGCCACCCCCTCCAGTGACAGATGTAAGTCTAAAGTTAAAT aACCTCTTGCCAACAACCACACCTCAGGAAGCTCAGCAGTGGTTGCATCGAAATCGTTTTTCTACGTTCACAAGGCTTTTTACAAACTTCTCAG GGGCAGATTTATTGAAACTAACTAGAGATGATGTGATCCAAATCTGTGGCCCTGCTGATGGAATCCGACTTTTTAATGCATTAAAAGGCCG GATGGTGCGGCCAAGGCTAACCATTTATGTTTGTCAGGAGTCCTTGCACTTGagggagcagcagcagcagcagcagaagcgTGAGGATGGAGACTCAAATGGTACTTTCTTCG TGTACCACGCCATCTATCTAGAAGAACTGACAGCTGTTGAACTGACAGAAAAAATTGCTCAGCTCTTCAGCATTTCCCCTCGCCAGATCAGCCAGATCTACAAGCAGGGGCCAACAGGAATCCATGTGCTCATTAGCGATGAG ATGATACAGAACTTTCAAGAAGAAGCCTGTTTTATTCTGGACACAATGAAAG cagaaACCAATGATAGCTATCATATCATACTGAAGTAG
- the TFCP2 gene encoding alpha-globin transcription factor CP2 isoform X6, with the protein MAWALKLPLADEVIESGLVQDFDASLSGIGQELGAGAYSMSDVLALPIFKQEESSLPPDNENKILPFQYVLCAATSPAVKLHDETLTYLNQGQSYEIRMLDNRKLGELPEINGKLVKSIFRVVFHDRRLQYTEHQQLEGWRWNRPGDRILDIDIPMSVGIIDPRANPTQLNTVEFLWDPAKRTSVFIQVHCISTEFTMRKHGGEKGVPFRVQIDTFKENENGEYTEHLHSASCQIKVFKPKGADRKQKTDREKMEKRTPHEKEKYQPSYETTILTECSPWPEITYVNNSPSPGFNSSHSSFSLGEGNGSPNHQPEPPPPVTDNLLPTTTPQEAQQWLHRNRFSTFTRLFTNFSGADLLKLTRDDVIQICGPADGIRLFNALKGRMVRPRLTIYVCQESLHLREQQQQQQKREDGDSNVYHAIYLEELTAVELTEKIAQLFSISPRQISQIYKQGPTGIHVLISDEMIQNFQEEACFILDTMKAETNDSYHIILK; encoded by the exons tgatGTCCTTGCATTGCCCATTTTTAAGCAAGAAGAGTCGAGTTTGCCCCCTGATAATGAGAATAAAATCCTGCCTTTTCAATATGTGCTCTGTGCTGCCACGTCTCCAGCAGTGAAACTCCATGATGAAACTCTGACGTACCTCAATCAAG GACAGTCTTATGAAATTCGTATGCTAGACAATAGGAAACTTGGAGAACTTCCAGAAATTAATGGCAAGTTGGTGAAg AGTATATTccgtgtagtgttccatgaccgACGGCTACAGTATACTGAACATCAGCAGCTGGAGGGCTGGAGGTGGAACCGACCTGGAGATAGAATTCTTGACATTG atatCCCAATGTCTGTTGGTATAATCGATCCTAGAGCTAATCCAACCCAACTGAATACAGTGGAGTTCCTGTGGGACCCGGCAAAGAGGACATCTGTGTTTATTCAG GTACACTGCATTAGCACAGAGTTCACTATGAGGAAGCATGGAGGAGAAAAGGGAGTGCCGTTCCGAGTACAAATTGATaccttcaaagaaaatgaaaatggggaaTATACTGAGCACTTACACTCAGCCAGCTGCCAGATCAAAGTCTTCAAG CCCAAAGGTGCAGACAGAAAGCAAAAAACAGATCGGGAGAAAATGGAGAAACGAACACCTCACGAAAAGGAGAAATACCAGCCTTCCTATGAGACAACTATACTCACAGAG tgtTCTCCATGGCCTGAGATCACATATGTCAATAATTCCCCATCACCTGGCTTCAACAGTTCCCATAGCAGTTTTTCTCTTGGGGAAGG AAATGGTTCACCAAACCACCAGCCAGAGCCACCCCCTCCAGTGACAGAT aACCTCTTGCCAACAACCACACCTCAGGAAGCTCAGCAGTGGTTGCATCGAAATCGTTTTTCTACGTTCACAAGGCTTTTTACAAACTTCTCAG GGGCAGATTTATTGAAACTAACTAGAGATGATGTGATCCAAATCTGTGGCCCTGCTGATGGAATCCGACTTTTTAATGCATTAAAAGGCCG GATGGTGCGGCCAAGGCTAACCATTTATGTTTGTCAGGAGTCCTTGCACTTGagggagcagcagcagcagcagcagaagcgTGAGGATGGAGACTCAAATG TGTACCACGCCATCTATCTAGAAGAACTGACAGCTGTTGAACTGACAGAAAAAATTGCTCAGCTCTTCAGCATTTCCCCTCGCCAGATCAGCCAGATCTACAAGCAGGGGCCAACAGGAATCCATGTGCTCATTAGCGATGAG ATGATACAGAACTTTCAAGAAGAAGCCTGTTTTATTCTGGACACAATGAAAG cagaaACCAATGATAGCTATCATATCATACTGAAGTAG
- the TFCP2 gene encoding alpha-globin transcription factor CP2 isoform X3, with amino-acid sequence MAWALKLPLADEVIESGLVQDFDASLSGIGQELGAGAYSMSDVLALPIFKQEESSLPPDNENKILPFQYVLCAATSPAVKLHDETLTYLNQGQSYEIRMLDNRKLGELPEINGKLVKSIFRVVFHDRRLQYTEHQQLEGWRWNRPGDRILDIDIPMSVGIIDPRANPTQLNTVEFLWDPAKRTSVFIQVHCISTEFTMRKHGGEKGVPFRVQIDTFKENENGEYTEHLHSASCQIKVFKPKGADRKQKTDREKMEKRTPHEKEKYQPSYETTILTECSPWPEITYVNNSPSPGFNSSHSSFSLGEGNGSPNHQPEPPPPVTDVSLKLNNLLPTTTPQEAQQWLHRNRFSTFTRLFTNFSGADLLKLTRDDVIQICGPADGIRLFNALKGRMVRPRLTIYVCQESLHLREQQQQQQKREDGDSNVYHAIYLEELTAVELTEKIAQLFSISPRQISQIYKQGPTGIHVLISDEMIQNFQEEACFILDTMKAETNDSYHIILK; translated from the exons tgatGTCCTTGCATTGCCCATTTTTAAGCAAGAAGAGTCGAGTTTGCCCCCTGATAATGAGAATAAAATCCTGCCTTTTCAATATGTGCTCTGTGCTGCCACGTCTCCAGCAGTGAAACTCCATGATGAAACTCTGACGTACCTCAATCAAG GACAGTCTTATGAAATTCGTATGCTAGACAATAGGAAACTTGGAGAACTTCCAGAAATTAATGGCAAGTTGGTGAAg AGTATATTccgtgtagtgttccatgaccgACGGCTACAGTATACTGAACATCAGCAGCTGGAGGGCTGGAGGTGGAACCGACCTGGAGATAGAATTCTTGACATTG atatCCCAATGTCTGTTGGTATAATCGATCCTAGAGCTAATCCAACCCAACTGAATACAGTGGAGTTCCTGTGGGACCCGGCAAAGAGGACATCTGTGTTTATTCAG GTACACTGCATTAGCACAGAGTTCACTATGAGGAAGCATGGAGGAGAAAAGGGAGTGCCGTTCCGAGTACAAATTGATaccttcaaagaaaatgaaaatggggaaTATACTGAGCACTTACACTCAGCCAGCTGCCAGATCAAAGTCTTCAAG CCCAAAGGTGCAGACAGAAAGCAAAAAACAGATCGGGAGAAAATGGAGAAACGAACACCTCACGAAAAGGAGAAATACCAGCCTTCCTATGAGACAACTATACTCACAGAG tgtTCTCCATGGCCTGAGATCACATATGTCAATAATTCCCCATCACCTGGCTTCAACAGTTCCCATAGCAGTTTTTCTCTTGGGGAAGG AAATGGTTCACCAAACCACCAGCCAGAGCCACCCCCTCCAGTGACAGATGTAAGTCTAAAGTTAAAT aACCTCTTGCCAACAACCACACCTCAGGAAGCTCAGCAGTGGTTGCATCGAAATCGTTTTTCTACGTTCACAAGGCTTTTTACAAACTTCTCAG GGGCAGATTTATTGAAACTAACTAGAGATGATGTGATCCAAATCTGTGGCCCTGCTGATGGAATCCGACTTTTTAATGCATTAAAAGGCCG GATGGTGCGGCCAAGGCTAACCATTTATGTTTGTCAGGAGTCCTTGCACTTGagggagcagcagcagcagcagcagaagcgTGAGGATGGAGACTCAAATG TGTACCACGCCATCTATCTAGAAGAACTGACAGCTGTTGAACTGACAGAAAAAATTGCTCAGCTCTTCAGCATTTCCCCTCGCCAGATCAGCCAGATCTACAAGCAGGGGCCAACAGGAATCCATGTGCTCATTAGCGATGAG ATGATACAGAACTTTCAAGAAGAAGCCTGTTTTATTCTGGACACAATGAAAG cagaaACCAATGATAGCTATCATATCATACTGAAGTAG
- the TFCP2 gene encoding alpha-globin transcription factor CP2 isoform X7, protein MAWALKLPLADEVIESGLVQDFDASLSGIGQELGAGAYSMSDVLALPIFKQEESSLPPDNENKILPFQYVLCAATSPAVKLHDETLTYLNQGQSYEIRMLDNRKLGELPEINGKLVKSIFRVVFHDRRLQYTEHQQLEGWRWNRPGDRILDIDIPMSVGIIDPRANPTQLNTVEFLWDPAKRTSVFIQPKGADRKQKTDREKMEKRTPHEKEKYQPSYETTILTECSPWPEITYVNNSPSPGFNSSHSSFSLGEGNGSPNHQPEPPPPVTDVSLKLNNLLPTTTPQEAQQWLHRNRFSTFTRLFTNFSGADLLKLTRDDVIQICGPADGIRLFNALKGRMVRPRLTIYVCQESLHLREQQQQQQKREDGDSNGTFFVYHAIYLEELTAVELTEKIAQLFSISPRQISQIYKQGPTGIHVLISDEMIQNFQEEACFILDTMKAETNDSYHIILK, encoded by the exons tgatGTCCTTGCATTGCCCATTTTTAAGCAAGAAGAGTCGAGTTTGCCCCCTGATAATGAGAATAAAATCCTGCCTTTTCAATATGTGCTCTGTGCTGCCACGTCTCCAGCAGTGAAACTCCATGATGAAACTCTGACGTACCTCAATCAAG GACAGTCTTATGAAATTCGTATGCTAGACAATAGGAAACTTGGAGAACTTCCAGAAATTAATGGCAAGTTGGTGAAg AGTATATTccgtgtagtgttccatgaccgACGGCTACAGTATACTGAACATCAGCAGCTGGAGGGCTGGAGGTGGAACCGACCTGGAGATAGAATTCTTGACATTG atatCCCAATGTCTGTTGGTATAATCGATCCTAGAGCTAATCCAACCCAACTGAATACAGTGGAGTTCCTGTGGGACCCGGCAAAGAGGACATCTGTGTTTATTCAG CCCAAAGGTGCAGACAGAAAGCAAAAAACAGATCGGGAGAAAATGGAGAAACGAACACCTCACGAAAAGGAGAAATACCAGCCTTCCTATGAGACAACTATACTCACAGAG tgtTCTCCATGGCCTGAGATCACATATGTCAATAATTCCCCATCACCTGGCTTCAACAGTTCCCATAGCAGTTTTTCTCTTGGGGAAGG AAATGGTTCACCAAACCACCAGCCAGAGCCACCCCCTCCAGTGACAGATGTAAGTCTAAAGTTAAAT aACCTCTTGCCAACAACCACACCTCAGGAAGCTCAGCAGTGGTTGCATCGAAATCGTTTTTCTACGTTCACAAGGCTTTTTACAAACTTCTCAG GGGCAGATTTATTGAAACTAACTAGAGATGATGTGATCCAAATCTGTGGCCCTGCTGATGGAATCCGACTTTTTAATGCATTAAAAGGCCG GATGGTGCGGCCAAGGCTAACCATTTATGTTTGTCAGGAGTCCTTGCACTTGagggagcagcagcagcagcagcagaagcgTGAGGATGGAGACTCAAATGGTACTTTCTTCG TGTACCACGCCATCTATCTAGAAGAACTGACAGCTGTTGAACTGACAGAAAAAATTGCTCAGCTCTTCAGCATTTCCCCTCGCCAGATCAGCCAGATCTACAAGCAGGGGCCAACAGGAATCCATGTGCTCATTAGCGATGAG ATGATACAGAACTTTCAAGAAGAAGCCTGTTTTATTCTGGACACAATGAAAG cagaaACCAATGATAGCTATCATATCATACTGAAGTAG
- the TFCP2 gene encoding alpha-globin transcription factor CP2 isoform X2 has protein sequence MAWALKLPLADEVIESGLVQDFDASLSGIGQELGAGAYSMSDVLALPIFKQEESSLPPDNENKILPFQYVLCAATSPAVKLHDETLTYLNQGQSYEIRMLDNRKLGELPEINGKLVKSIFRVVFHDRRLQYTEHQQLEGWRWNRPGDRILDIDIPMSVGIIDPRANPTQLNTVEFLWDPAKRTSVFIQVHCISTEFTMRKHGGEKGVPFRVQIDTFKENENGEYTEHLHSASCQIKVFKPKGADRKQKTDREKMEKRTPHEKEKYQPSYETTILTECSPWPEITYVNNSPSPGFNSSHSSFSLGEGNGSPNHQPEPPPPVTDVSLKLNNLLPTTTPQEAQQWLHRNRFSTFTRLFTNFSGADLLKLTRDDVIQICGPADGIRLFNALKGRMVRPRLTIYVCQESLHLREQQQQQQKREDGDSNGTFFVYHAIYLEELTAVELTEKIAQLFSISPRQISQIYKQGPTGIHVLISDEMIQNFQEEACFILDTMKETNDSYHIILK, from the exons tgatGTCCTTGCATTGCCCATTTTTAAGCAAGAAGAGTCGAGTTTGCCCCCTGATAATGAGAATAAAATCCTGCCTTTTCAATATGTGCTCTGTGCTGCCACGTCTCCAGCAGTGAAACTCCATGATGAAACTCTGACGTACCTCAATCAAG GACAGTCTTATGAAATTCGTATGCTAGACAATAGGAAACTTGGAGAACTTCCAGAAATTAATGGCAAGTTGGTGAAg AGTATATTccgtgtagtgttccatgaccgACGGCTACAGTATACTGAACATCAGCAGCTGGAGGGCTGGAGGTGGAACCGACCTGGAGATAGAATTCTTGACATTG atatCCCAATGTCTGTTGGTATAATCGATCCTAGAGCTAATCCAACCCAACTGAATACAGTGGAGTTCCTGTGGGACCCGGCAAAGAGGACATCTGTGTTTATTCAG GTACACTGCATTAGCACAGAGTTCACTATGAGGAAGCATGGAGGAGAAAAGGGAGTGCCGTTCCGAGTACAAATTGATaccttcaaagaaaatgaaaatggggaaTATACTGAGCACTTACACTCAGCCAGCTGCCAGATCAAAGTCTTCAAG CCCAAAGGTGCAGACAGAAAGCAAAAAACAGATCGGGAGAAAATGGAGAAACGAACACCTCACGAAAAGGAGAAATACCAGCCTTCCTATGAGACAACTATACTCACAGAG tgtTCTCCATGGCCTGAGATCACATATGTCAATAATTCCCCATCACCTGGCTTCAACAGTTCCCATAGCAGTTTTTCTCTTGGGGAAGG AAATGGTTCACCAAACCACCAGCCAGAGCCACCCCCTCCAGTGACAGATGTAAGTCTAAAGTTAAAT aACCTCTTGCCAACAACCACACCTCAGGAAGCTCAGCAGTGGTTGCATCGAAATCGTTTTTCTACGTTCACAAGGCTTTTTACAAACTTCTCAG GGGCAGATTTATTGAAACTAACTAGAGATGATGTGATCCAAATCTGTGGCCCTGCTGATGGAATCCGACTTTTTAATGCATTAAAAGGCCG GATGGTGCGGCCAAGGCTAACCATTTATGTTTGTCAGGAGTCCTTGCACTTGagggagcagcagcagcagcagcagaagcgTGAGGATGGAGACTCAAATGGTACTTTCTTCG TGTACCACGCCATCTATCTAGAAGAACTGACAGCTGTTGAACTGACAGAAAAAATTGCTCAGCTCTTCAGCATTTCCCCTCGCCAGATCAGCCAGATCTACAAGCAGGGGCCAACAGGAATCCATGTGCTCATTAGCGATGAG ATGATACAGAACTTTCAAGAAGAAGCCTGTTTTATTCTGGACACAATGAAAG aaACCAATGATAGCTATCATATCATACTGAAGTAG